In Thermococcus camini, a genomic segment contains:
- a CDS encoding MATE family efflux transporter has protein sequence MRREVEAMREQIISGPIAKTLIVLAYPLIVNQLVQVLYNLTDTFWLGKLGREELAAPGTAWPLVWFFMAIGMGFATAGFAFVSQYVGAREYEKANRAAGALYSLMMFFALGVGIFGVLSAPYLLGFMNVSDTVYPYALNYTRVIFAGIPFSFTLFAFNFLLRAIGDTKTPVKINIATVLLNLILDPFLIFGWGPFPELGVVGAAVATMFSNSLGSLVGGYLLFRGKVGIHLTVEGLRPDWPFYKRIFRVGIPSSVGSSTTALGFVILTRIIFTLGGQFGEADVAFATYSITNRLTNFMFAFSDGMSMAMGTMVGQTVGAKLYERAKTIAEKTMAINFAILSVGTLLFAFFRVEIFSFFINDPAIIAESAKVVKYFSASLPFFGIFSAVNNVFQSSGHTKKSMLLSMLRLWGLRLPLSYGLGILVKDTAGMWLGMGLSNVLGAVVALAWFMTGSWMSRIIEEDHSQEQ, from the coding sequence ATGAGGCGTGAAGTAGAGGCGATGCGGGAGCAGATCATCAGCGGGCCCATAGCCAAGACCCTCATCGTGCTAGCCTATCCTCTAATCGTAAACCAGCTCGTTCAGGTTCTTTACAACCTCACCGACACGTTCTGGCTTGGAAAGCTCGGAAGGGAGGAGCTGGCGGCACCGGGGACGGCGTGGCCCCTGGTGTGGTTCTTCATGGCCATAGGGATGGGCTTTGCAACGGCAGGCTTCGCCTTCGTCAGCCAGTACGTCGGTGCAAGGGAGTATGAAAAAGCGAACAGGGCCGCGGGGGCGCTCTACTCTCTTATGATGTTCTTTGCCCTCGGGGTTGGAATATTCGGTGTCCTCTCCGCCCCGTACCTCCTCGGGTTCATGAACGTTAGTGACACCGTCTATCCCTACGCACTCAACTACACCCGCGTCATCTTCGCCGGGATACCGTTTTCCTTCACTCTCTTCGCCTTCAACTTCCTCTTGAGGGCTATAGGCGACACCAAAACACCGGTTAAGATAAACATAGCCACCGTGCTTCTCAATCTGATCCTGGACCCCTTCCTGATATTCGGCTGGGGGCCGTTTCCGGAACTTGGAGTCGTCGGTGCCGCGGTAGCCACGATGTTCTCCAACAGCCTCGGCTCGCTCGTCGGCGGATACCTCCTCTTCAGGGGGAAGGTCGGGATACACCTCACGGTGGAAGGCCTGAGGCCAGACTGGCCATTCTACAAGCGCATCTTCCGCGTTGGTATACCCTCAAGCGTTGGTTCGTCAACCACAGCCCTCGGCTTCGTCATACTCACGAGGATAATCTTCACCCTGGGCGGTCAGTTCGGCGAGGCCGATGTGGCCTTCGCGACCTACTCCATAACCAACAGGCTGACCAACTTCATGTTCGCCTTCTCGGACGGCATGAGCATGGCGATGGGAACGATGGTCGGTCAGACCGTTGGGGCAAAGCTCTACGAGAGGGCCAAGACCATAGCCGAGAAGACGATGGCAATAAACTTTGCCATCCTGAGCGTCGGGACGCTGCTCTTCGCCTTCTTCCGTGTGGAGATATTCAGCTTTTTCATCAACGACCCGGCGATAATAGCCGAGAGCGCTAAGGTCGTTAAGTATTTCTCCGCATCGCTGCCTTTCTTCGGAATTTTCTCCGCGGTAAACAACGTCTTCCAGAGCTCCGGCCACACCAAGAAGAGCATGCTCCTCAGCATGCTCCGCCTCTGGGGGCTGAGGCTTCCCCTCAGCTACGGCCTCGGAATCCTTGTGAAGGACACCGCCGGAATGTGGCTCGGGATGGGTCTGAGCAACGTTCTCGGCGCGGTTGTTGCTCTCGCCTGGTTCATGACCGGGAGCTGGATGAGCCGCATCATAGAGGAGGACCACTCCCAGGAACAGTAA
- a CDS encoding type II toxin-antitoxin system VapC family toxin, producing the protein MRFIDANVFLYALIRPRPGIPDEVIERKKKAQEILRRIEKGEKVVTTVVHLSEVANIIKAKVNLTTAIEFVEELLTAQNVKVLAVTPEEYLKANIIASEKRISVNDALAYLKMKELGLEEIYTFDRHFVHLDVKVLP; encoded by the coding sequence ATGAGGTTCATAGATGCCAACGTTTTCTTGTATGCCCTGATTAGACCAAGGCCCGGTATTCCAGATGAAGTCATAGAAAGAAAAAAGAAGGCACAGGAGATTTTGAGGAGAATAGAAAAAGGTGAAAAAGTCGTCACTACCGTTGTTCATTTAAGCGAGGTCGCTAACATCATCAAGGCGAAGGTAAATTTAACCACCGCAATTGAGTTCGTAGAAGAACTGCTAACCGCCCAAAACGTCAAGGTTTTAGCAGTTACTCCTGAGGAATATTTAAAAGCCAATATAATAGCGTCCGAAAAAAGGATAAGCGTAAATGACGCCCTTGCATACCTGAAGATGAAAGAGCTAGGATTGGAGGAGATATATACCTTCGACAGACACTTTGTACACCTCGATGTCAAAGTCTTGCCGTGA
- a CDS encoding AbrB/MazE/SpoVT family DNA-binding domain-containing protein, with amino-acid sequence MAVVEVKRIDPQGRLVIPKSWRERWGNEVIVIELEDKIEIIPRKRPRLSRFFDIIDAEIKGTDLEKELLESLY; translated from the coding sequence ATGGCTGTTGTGGAAGTTAAAAGAATTGATCCCCAGGGAAGACTCGTCATACCAAAATCCTGGCGTGAGAGGTGGGGAAATGAAGTAATAGTTATCGAGCTTGAGGACAAGATCGAGATAATCCCCCGAAAGAGACCAAGACTCTCTAGATTCTTCGATATAATAGACGCGGAAATAAAAGGAACCGACCTGGAAAAGGAACTACTGGAAAGCCTTTACTGA
- a CDS encoding phospholipase D-like domain-containing protein, translating into MNREKVLAAVVIVAILGLALNYYTQHYQGGEIYEAANHAFGLLTKGFNVTITVETVEGETVAGTLLSVRGSTINIVSNGNVLSVGGPSATKEDLRARLIKVDYHGKVYVYELPPRLGELNGIIDNITVDAYSERFSGIIYIEGEISPIQLGMLKYRADYLSYGSVTINQVSGNGAVISTNMVPIEFLREYLGDYRVYLYGTLYVNSEERNLPLKIIEVRTG; encoded by the coding sequence ATGAACAGAGAGAAGGTTTTGGCCGCTGTTGTGATCGTGGCGATCCTCGGATTGGCCCTCAACTACTACACACAGCACTATCAGGGCGGCGAAATATACGAGGCCGCCAACCATGCCTTCGGACTCCTGACAAAGGGGTTCAACGTAACGATAACCGTGGAGACCGTTGAAGGGGAGACTGTTGCCGGAACACTTCTGAGCGTTAGGGGATCGACTATAAACATCGTATCCAATGGGAATGTGTTGAGCGTGGGAGGTCCAAGTGCCACGAAGGAGGACCTCAGGGCCAGGCTCATAAAGGTTGACTACCACGGAAAGGTCTACGTCTACGAGCTTCCCCCCCGGCTGGGAGAGCTGAACGGCATAATCGATAACATAACCGTTGACGCCTACTCCGAGAGGTTCAGCGGCATAATCTACATAGAGGGAGAGATAAGTCCAATACAGCTCGGGATGCTCAAGTACCGGGCTGACTACCTCTCATACGGCTCCGTCACGATAAACCAGGTGAGCGGCAACGGGGCGGTTATAAGCACCAACATGGTGCCGATAGAGTTTCTCAGGGAGTACCTTGGCGACTACAGGGTGTACCTCTACGGAACGCTCTACGTGAACTCGGAGGAGAGAAACCTGCCCCTGAAGATCATTGAGGTGAGGACTGGATGA
- a CDS encoding ArnT family glycosyltransferase, whose amino-acid sequence MEKKSLIFLIPFLLALCVSLPTMPPSNTITYDGALYIDIARNLAEDITDFTYQGIYMMYRPPLYPYTLSLPYHFIHEPYAQLTVARTVSMLFFALTAVLTYLLTVEMFGNPLKGIVASLFYIFNPLAFTMATRELVHSEFTFFYTLAVYLLYTGRKRGIPYRIYLSFVSAGLAILTRYTGLSILGVFIAYLWLTDHWGWVKKGEYWLGFILLGLTLAPWFYMGHLHYGGPFRPFSVASRVVTLDRPVSVSDYLHLLREDVGLLLPVLAVLGFIRLKKDDEGWLLISWLFVGLIGILTVTHKETRFITFLSPAIGILAAEGVWLAGDIITAVSERTGRRIGAGHTALIVLILALILTVSIAARAGGLKETWNEFGRHESEVVGHAVTAYGGERILVSPSMYTVAGFYYPHAAVEMLLDRKSVRDKISQGYYDTIILKEPTDHLNIEESGNYNLAVEFYDGKFKIYVKKEN is encoded by the coding sequence ATGGAAAAGAAGTCACTGATATTCCTGATTCCATTCCTCCTGGCCCTGTGCGTCAGCCTGCCGACGATGCCCCCGTCAAACACCATAACATACGACGGCGCGCTCTACATAGACATCGCAAGGAACCTCGCGGAGGACATCACGGACTTCACCTACCAGGGGATCTACATGATGTACCGGCCGCCGCTTTACCCGTACACCCTCTCGCTTCCATACCACTTCATCCATGAGCCATACGCACAGCTCACCGTTGCCCGGACAGTCTCGATGCTGTTTTTTGCATTAACCGCAGTGCTGACCTACCTGCTCACTGTGGAGATGTTCGGGAACCCCCTCAAAGGCATCGTCGCGAGTCTGTTCTACATCTTCAACCCCCTGGCGTTCACCATGGCAACTCGGGAGCTCGTGCACAGCGAGTTTACATTCTTCTACACCCTGGCGGTCTATCTGCTCTACACGGGCAGAAAGAGAGGCATTCCATACAGGATATACCTGTCCTTCGTATCCGCGGGCCTCGCCATCCTAACACGCTACACCGGGCTCTCCATACTCGGGGTATTTATAGCGTATCTGTGGCTCACAGACCACTGGGGATGGGTCAAAAAGGGGGAGTACTGGCTCGGCTTCATCCTCCTCGGCCTCACCCTCGCCCCCTGGTTTTACATGGGCCACCTTCACTACGGCGGTCCCTTCAGGCCGTTTAGCGTGGCATCGAGGGTGGTGACGCTTGACAGGCCCGTTTCGGTGTCGGACTACCTGCACCTGCTCCGCGAGGACGTTGGCCTTCTGCTCCCGGTACTCGCCGTTCTGGGCTTCATCAGGCTCAAAAAGGATGATGAGGGCTGGCTGCTCATAAGCTGGCTTTTCGTAGGACTCATAGGAATACTGACGGTCACCCACAAGGAGACGCGCTTCATAACATTCCTCTCACCGGCGATTGGGATACTTGCAGCGGAGGGAGTGTGGCTGGCCGGGGATATCATCACGGCAGTCTCCGAGAGAACAGGAAGAAGAATCGGGGCAGGTCACACGGCCCTTATCGTTCTCATCCTGGCGCTGATACTAACGGTGTCAATAGCGGCCAGGGCGGGGGGACTGAAGGAGACGTGGAACGAATTCGGGAGACACGAATCCGAGGTCGTAGGTCACGCCGTGACAGCCTATGGAGGCGAAAGAATCCTCGTCTCACCCAGTATGTACACGGTGGCGGGCTTCTACTACCCCCACGCCGCCGTGGAGATGCTGCTCGACAGGAAGAGCGTCCGAGACAAAATCTCGCAGGGGTACTACGACACCATCATACTGAAGGAGCCAACGGACCATCTAAACATCGAGGAGAGCGGAAATTACAACCTGGCAGTAGAGTTCTACGACGGAAAGTTCAAGATATACGTCAAAAAGGAGAATTAG
- the ppsA gene encoding phosphoenolpyruvate synthase, which translates to MSEYKFIRWFEDLRKTDVPLVGGKGANLGEMTNAGIPVPPGFCVTAEAYKYFVENVKLEDGTVLQDWIMGVIAETNVDDSKQLQENTAKIRQKIIELPMLPEIAKEIEDAYKKLSARYNKDAVYVAVRSSATAEDLPEASFAGQQETYLDVYGVDDVIDKVKKCWASLWTARATFYRAKQGFDHSKVYLSAVVQKMVNSETSGVMFTANPVTNDRSEIMINAAWGLGEAVVSGSVSPDEYIVEKGTWKIKEKYIAKKEVMVVRNPETGKGTVYVKVADHLGPEWVEKQVLTEEQIIEVAKIGAKIEEHYGWPQDIEWAYDKDDGKLYIVQSRPITTLKDEVKTEEAEMTEEMNVLLKGLGASPGVGAGKVVVIFEASEIDKVKEGDVLVTTMTNPDMVPAMKRAAAIVTDEGGRTCHAAIVSRELGIPAVVGTKEATKLLKDGMLVTVDGTRGVVYEGIVKSLVKKEEEEKAEGKVVVAGAPLVTATEVKVNVSMPEVAERAAATGADGVGLLRAEHMILGIGAHPIKFIREGKEEELVEKLVEGIRTVVEAFYPRRVWYRTLDAPTNEFRELPGGEEEPDERNPMLGWRGIRRGLDQPELLRAEFKAIKRLVDEGYDNIGVMLPLVSHPEQVRKAKEIALEVGLVPHKDVEWGVMIETPASALIIEDLIKEGLDFVSFGTNDLTQYTLAIDRDNERVFKLYDEKHPAVLKLIENVIKTCKKYGVETSICGQAGSDPRMVKLLVRLGIDSVSANPDAVELVRKTVAREEARLRLEAARKALRE; encoded by the coding sequence ATGAGCGAATACAAGTTTATAAGATGGTTTGAGGACCTCAGGAAGACCGACGTTCCCCTCGTCGGTGGAAAGGGTGCCAACCTCGGAGAAATGACCAACGCGGGAATACCCGTCCCGCCCGGATTCTGTGTTACCGCCGAGGCCTACAAGTACTTCGTCGAGAACGTTAAGCTTGAGGACGGTACCGTTCTCCAGGACTGGATTATGGGCGTCATCGCCGAGACCAACGTCGATGACAGCAAGCAGCTCCAGGAGAACACCGCCAAGATCAGGCAGAAGATAATCGAACTCCCGATGCTCCCGGAGATAGCCAAGGAGATTGAGGACGCTTACAAGAAGCTCAGCGCAAGGTACAACAAGGACGCCGTTTACGTTGCCGTTAGGAGCTCCGCTACCGCCGAGGACCTCCCAGAGGCTTCCTTCGCCGGCCAGCAGGAGACCTACCTCGACGTCTACGGCGTTGATGACGTCATAGACAAGGTCAAGAAGTGCTGGGCCAGCCTCTGGACTGCCAGGGCTACCTTCTACCGGGCCAAGCAGGGCTTCGACCACAGCAAGGTCTACCTCAGCGCCGTCGTCCAGAAGATGGTCAACAGCGAGACCAGCGGTGTCATGTTCACCGCCAACCCGGTCACCAACGACAGGAGCGAGATTATGATCAACGCCGCCTGGGGCCTCGGTGAGGCCGTCGTCAGCGGCAGCGTTTCCCCGGACGAGTACATCGTCGAGAAGGGCACCTGGAAGATAAAGGAGAAGTACATCGCTAAGAAGGAAGTCATGGTCGTCCGCAACCCGGAGACCGGCAAGGGCACCGTTTACGTCAAGGTCGCCGACCACCTCGGCCCCGAGTGGGTTGAGAAGCAGGTTCTCACCGAGGAGCAGATCATCGAGGTCGCCAAGATCGGTGCCAAGATCGAGGAGCACTACGGCTGGCCGCAGGACATCGAGTGGGCCTACGACAAGGACGACGGCAAGCTCTACATCGTCCAGTCCAGGCCGATCACCACCCTTAAGGATGAGGTTAAGACGGAGGAGGCTGAGATGACCGAGGAGATGAACGTCCTTCTCAAGGGTCTTGGAGCTTCACCCGGCGTTGGTGCCGGTAAGGTTGTCGTCATATTCGAGGCGAGCGAGATCGACAAGGTCAAGGAGGGCGACGTCCTCGTCACCACCATGACCAACCCGGACATGGTTCCGGCCATGAAGAGGGCTGCCGCTATCGTTACCGACGAGGGCGGAAGGACCTGCCACGCTGCCATCGTTAGTAGGGAGCTCGGCATCCCGGCCGTCGTCGGTACCAAGGAGGCCACCAAGCTCCTCAAGGACGGTATGCTCGTCACCGTCGACGGTACCAGGGGTGTCGTCTACGAGGGCATAGTCAAGAGCCTCGTCAAGAAGGAGGAGGAAGAGAAGGCCGAGGGCAAGGTCGTAGTTGCCGGTGCCCCGCTCGTCACCGCCACCGAGGTCAAGGTCAACGTCTCCATGCCCGAGGTTGCCGAGCGCGCTGCAGCCACCGGCGCCGACGGTGTCGGTCTCCTCAGGGCTGAGCACATGATCCTCGGCATAGGCGCCCACCCGATCAAGTTCATCAGGGAGGGCAAGGAGGAGGAGCTCGTCGAGAAGCTCGTCGAGGGAATCAGGACCGTCGTCGAGGCCTTCTACCCGAGGCGCGTCTGGTACAGGACCCTCGACGCCCCGACCAACGAGTTCCGCGAGCTTCCGGGCGGAGAGGAGGAGCCCGACGAGAGGAACCCGATGCTCGGCTGGAGAGGAATCAGGCGCGGTCTCGACCAGCCGGAGCTCCTCAGGGCCGAGTTCAAGGCCATCAAGAGGCTCGTTGACGAGGGCTACGACAACATCGGCGTCATGCTCCCGCTCGTCAGCCACCCCGAGCAGGTCAGGAAGGCCAAGGAGATCGCCCTTGAGGTCGGCCTCGTTCCGCACAAGGACGTCGAGTGGGGTGTCATGATCGAGACTCCAGCGAGTGCCCTCATCATCGAGGACCTCATTAAGGAGGGCCTTGACTTCGTCAGCTTCGGTACCAACGACCTCACCCAGTACACCCTCGCCATCGACAGGGACAATGAGAGGGTCTTCAAGCTCTACGACGAGAAGCACCCGGCAGTGCTCAAGCTCATCGAGAACGTCATCAAGACCTGCAAGAAGTACGGCGTCGAGACCAGCATCTGCGGCCAGGCCGGCAGCGACCCGAGGATGGTCAAGCTCCTAGTCAGGCTCGGCATCGACAGCGTCAGCGCCAACCCGGACGCCGTCGAGCTCGTCAGGAAGACCGTCGCCAGGGAAGAGGCCAGGCTCAGGCTCGAGGCCGCCAGGAAGGCCCTCCGCGAGTGA